CACCACGCTGCGCGCCCTTGGCCCCAAGCCGTGGAAGGCCGCCTACGTGCAGCCATGCCGCCGCCCGTCGGATGGTCGCTATGGCGAGAACCCGAATCGCCTGCAGCACTATTACCAGTACCAGGTGCTGCTCAAGCCCACGCCGGAGGAGAGCCAGAAGCTGCTGCTCGACAGCTACCGCGCCATCGGCATCGACCCGCTCGAGCACGACATCCGCTTTGTGGAAGATGACTGGGAAAACCCCACCATCGGTGCCTGGGGCCTGGGGTGGGAAGTATGGTGCGATGGCATGGAGGTGACGCAGTTCACCTACTTCCAGCAGGTTGGCGGCATTCCCACCGTCATGCCCTCCACCGAACTGACCTACGGGCTGGAACGGCTGGCGATGTACGTGCAGGGAATCGAGAATGTCTATGACCTCGATTTCAATGGCCAGGGCCTGAAATATGGCGATGTATTCCTGCGCGCCGAGCAGGACTATTCGCGCCATAACTTCGAGGTGGCGGATGTGGAGATGCTGCACCGGCACTTCATCGATGCCGAGCGCGAATCCACAGCGCTTGCCGAGGCAGGGCTGGCCCAGCCCGCCTATGACCAGTGCCTCAAGGCCAGCCATCTGTTCAACCTGCTCGACGCGCGCGGCGTGATCAGCGTAAGCGAGCGCGCCGCCTATATCGGCCGCGTGCGCAACCTGGCCAGGCGCTGCTGTGAAACGTGGCTGGCGGGCGAGGAATAAGAGATCATGCCCGAACTGCTTATCGAACTCTTCTCCGAGGAAATTCCGGCCCGCATGCAGGCGCGCGCGGCGGCCGACCTTGAACGCCTCGTAACCGAGGCCCTTGCCGCCCTCAAGCCGCGCGCGGCCA
This is a stretch of genomic DNA from Komagataeibacter xylinus. It encodes these proteins:
- a CDS encoding glycine--tRNA ligase subunit alpha; protein product: MDPAPVPRSPTSPRPLSFQGLILKLHQFWSDQGCAILQPYDTEVGAGTLSPHTTLRALGPKPWKAAYVQPCRRPSDGRYGENPNRLQHYYQYQVLLKPTPEESQKLLLDSYRAIGIDPLEHDIRFVEDDWENPTIGAWGLGWEVWCDGMEVTQFTYFQQVGGIPTVMPSTELTYGLERLAMYVQGIENVYDLDFNGQGLKYGDVFLRAEQDYSRHNFEVADVEMLHRHFIDAERESTALAEAGLAQPAYDQCLKASHLFNLLDARGVISVSERAAYIGRVRNLARRCCETWLAGEE